One genomic region from Argentina anserina chromosome 2, drPotAnse1.1, whole genome shotgun sequence encodes:
- the LOC126785078 gene encoding cysteine-rich receptor-like protein kinase 29, which yields MVSINFVSLLSIQAFLVLLIIIFIAQALDPPDNGDSNFCNNDRGNYTDSSVYQTNLNGVLINLISNRNGTGFYSTSRLSDDEVVYATGVCKADAKVDACGKCLSDSTYILTRYCPNQKEALGLFDNCTLRYSNRALYGVMESVPALTSYNLRNVSSSLDAVDEFNQQFIMLLGRLTTEAAAGGDELKFASGITNASMVNKTIYALAQCTPDLTEKDCKSCLDTIVKKKMLKERFYWSIGGRVRTPSCNFRFEVYPFLEPLNDRAGGAAPLPSTNTSDQGLVVAGKKQTKLFRTIIVVVVTIAASLALIISICVFLRMRKTKAKLGGSSDEIGSVEALQFDFGSIKVATNNFSDENKLGRGGFGVVYKGRLFSKEYIAVKRLSSDSKQGDEEFKNEVLLVASLQHRNLVKLIGFSLEGNERLLVYEYLPNSSLDQFIFDPTKRSHFDWDSRYKCMVGIARGLLYLHEDSRLRIIHRDLKASNILLDAEMNPKIADFGMAKLFKLDQKQGETHRIVGTYGYMAPEYAMRGQFSVKSDIYSFGVLLLEIISGQKINSSHHEDENDEDLVSSAWRNWREGTTSNLIDPTLMPTVSSTTIMRCIHIGLLCLQQNMADRPTMTSVIQMLTSESPSLPKPSQPTLPFCD from the exons ATGGTTTCCATAAATTTTGTATCATTACTTTCTATACAAGCATTTCTTGTGTTACTGATCATCATTTTCATTGCTCAAGCACTTGATCCACCTGACAATGGTGATAGCAACTTTTGTAACAACGACAGAGGAAACTACACCGATAGTAGTGTCTACCAGACAAATCTCAACGGCGTGCTCATcaatctcatctccaacagaaACGGCACCGGGTTTTACAGTACCTCCAGACTCTCCGATGACGAAGTAGTTTACGCCACCGGAGTTTGTAAAGCAGACGCGAAGGTGGATGCTTGCGGCAAATGCCTTAGCGACTCTACATATATTCTCACCAGGTATTGCCCTAACCAGAAGGAGGCACTTGGATTGTTCGACAACTGCACTTTACGCTACTCAAATCGCGCCCTGTACGGCGTCATGGAATCCGTGCCTGCTTTGACCTCTTATAACCTACGGAACGTGTCATCGTCGTTAGACGCAGTTGATGAGTTCAATCAACAGTTCATTATGCTGTTGGGGAGATTGACGACTGAAGCCGCGGCCGGCGGTGATGAACTCAAGTTTGCATCTGGAATTACAAATgcttcaatggttaataaaacGATATATGCACTCGCGCAGTGCACACCAGATTTGACAGAGAAAGACTGCAAGAGTTGCTTGGATACTAttgtaaaaaagaaaatgttaaAGGAAAGGTTCTATTGGAGTATTGGAGGGAGAGTTCGTACACCCAGTTGTAATTTTAGATTCGAGGTGTACCCTTTCCTAGAACCGCTGAATGACCGGGCGGGCGGCGCGGCCCCTTTACCGTCAACAAATACCTCAGATCAGGGATTAG TTGTTGCAGGAAAGAAGCAAACTAAATTATTTCGGACTATCATCGTTGTTGTTGTGACAATTGCTGCTTCTCTAGCACTGATTATATCCATCTGCGTTTTCCTGAGAATGAGGAAGACAAAGGCAAAGCTTGGAG GTTCCTCAGATGAAATTGGAAGTGTAGAAGCCTTGCAATTCGACTTTGGCTCCATTAAGGTTGCTACAAATAATTTCTCAGATGAGAATAAACTTGGACGAGGTGGATTTGGTGTTGTTTACAAG GGTAGACTTTTCAGTAAAGAATATATAGCAGTTAAAAGGCTATCTAGTGATTCAAAACAAGGAGATGAAGAATTCAAGAATGAGGTACTGTTAGTGGCAAGTCTTCAGCACCGCAATTTGGTTAAACTCATAGGTTTCAGTCTGGAAGGAAATGAAAGGCTTCTTGTTTATGAGTATCTCCCTAACTCAAGCCTAGACCAATTTATATTCG ATCCAACCAAACGCTCCCATTTTGATTGGGATAGTCGGTACAAATGCATGGTGGGAATTGCCAGAGGACTTCTTTACCTTCATGAAGATTCTCGTCTTAGGATTATACATCGTGATCTCAAAGCTAGCAACATTTTGCTAGATGCAGAAATGAATCCGAAGATTGCTGATTTTGGCATGGCAAAGTTGTTTAAGCTTGATCAAAAACAAGGTGAAACCCATCGAATTGTAGGAACATA CGGATATATGGCTCCAGAGTATGCAATGCGAGGACAATTTTCTGTTAAATCTGATATCTACAGCTTTGGCGTGCTACTTTTAGAAATTATAAGTGGACAAAAGATCAATTCTTCCCATCATGAAGATGAAAATGACGAGGATCTTGTGAGCTCT GCGTGGAGAAATTGGAGGGAAGGCACaacttcaaatttaatagatcCAACCTTGATGCCTACAGTCTCAAGCACTACCATAATGAGATGCATTCACATTGGATTGCTATGTTTGCAACAAAATATGGCTGATAGGCCAACCATGACTTCGGTTATTCAAATGCTTACAAGCGAATCTCCAAGTCTCCCAAAACCATCACAACCGACCCTGCCTTTTTGCGATTAG
- the LOC126783303 gene encoding probable indole-3-pyruvate monooxygenase YUCCA4, which translates to MGSCKDPIPTCGFIEGPIIVGAGPSGLAVAACLSNHGVPSLILERSNCIASLWQHKTYDRLKLHLPKQFCQLPLMGFPKHFPKYPTKEQFIEYMDSYASHFSIKPRFNQAVQTAAFDSASGLWRVQTQDFEYISRWLIVATGENAEPVIPDIHGADKFKGRILHTSEYKSAKELKNQRVLVIGCGNSGMEVSLDLCGENAIPHMVVRNTVHVLPREMFGFSTFQIAMTLLKWIPVKLVDRILLLAASLTLGNTDQLGLRRPKTGPIELKAATGKTPVLDVGALSQIKSGKIKVVENVKEITINGAKFMNGQEKEFDSIILATGFKSNVPTWLKGCDFFTKEGMPKAPCPSCWKGSDGLYTVGFSRKGLSGTAYDAIEIAKDIADRWKTNKDCKSSITSCDSHVILLK; encoded by the exons ATGGGTTCTTGCAAAGACCCGATACCTACTTGTGGGTTCATTGAAGGGCCTATTATCGTAGGAGCAGGACCATCCGGTCTCGCAGTAGCTGCTTGCTTATCCAACCATGGCGTCCCTTCTCTGATTCTTGAGAGAAGTAACTGCATAGCTTCTCTATGGCAGCACAAAACTTACGACCGGCTCAAACTTCATCTTCCCAAACAGTTTTGCCAGCTTCCTCTCATGGGGTTCCCTAAGCACTTCCCCAAATACCCCACAAAGGAACAGTTCATCGAGTACATGGACTCCTATGCTTCTCACTTCTCTATCAAGCCGAGGTTCAACCAGGCCGTCCAAACCGCTGCGTTTGATTCGGCTTCGGGGCTTTGGAGAGTTCAGACCCAAGATTTCGAGTACATTTCCCGGTGGCTTATTGTGGCCACCGGAGAAAATGCAGAGCCAGTGATTCCCGATATTCATGGGGCTGATAAGTTTAAAGGTCGGATTCTTCATACCAGTGAGTACAAATCTGCAAAGGAATTGAAAAATCAAAGGGTTTTGGTTATTGGGTGTGGCAATTCTGGTATGGAAGTCAGCTTAGACCTTTGCGGAGAAAATGCAATCCCTCATATGGTTGTTAGGAACACT GTGCATGTTTTACCAAGGGAGATGTTTGGCTTTTCGACCTTCCAGATAGCAATGACACTTCTTAAATGGATTCCAGTAAAACTCGTGGACCGGATTCTTTTACTGGCTGCTAGTTTAACTCTTGGTAACACTGATCAATTGGGCCTCCGGCGGCCCAAGACTGGTCCAATCGAGCTCAAAGCCGCCACCGGAAAGACTCCGGTGCTCGATGTTGGAGCACTGTCACAAATAAAATCCGGCAAAATAAAG GTAGTTGAGAATGTGAAGGAGATAACAATAAATGGAGCTAAATTTATGAATGGACAAGAAAAGGAGTTTGATTCTATTATCCTAGCAACTGGATTCAAGAGCAATGTGCCTACTTGGCTCAAG GGTTGTGATTTCTTCACCAAAGAAGGAATGCCCAAAGCGCCTTGCCCTAGCTGTTGGAAAGGAAGTGATGGACTTTACACGGTTGGCTTCTCAAGGAAAGGCCTCTCCGGGACGGCATACGACGCCATTGAGATAGCAAAAGACATTGCTGACCGTTGGAAGACAAACAAGGACTGCAAGAGTAGTATTACTTCTTGTGATTCCCATGTCATCCTACTCAAATGA